A genomic region of Jeotgalibaca ciconiae contains the following coding sequences:
- the glgB gene encoding 1,4-alpha-glucan branching protein GlgB has protein sequence MKRNLYKDLEKEMYLFNNGEHFESYRLFGSKRSFEDELNGWRFTVWAPNAKNVHLAGDFSEWNPIQMEKIGKTGAWSVFDPTASEGDCYKYLIENQDGHSFYKIDPYAFAYEVPPKDASLVQDLPNKKWRDGHWFANKKRKPIYNRPLNIYEVHFASWRRHPDGTSYSFKELAETLIPYVKEMGYTHIEFMPLMEHPLEASWGYQITGYYAVAARYGNVEEFRDFVEEAHRNGIGIILDWVPGHFCRNDYALAYFDGTPTFEYQDSNRADNKRWGSLNFDLGKKQVHSFLISNAIYWMEEFHIDGIRVDAVSNMLYLDYDEGPWTPNEDGSNHNRQGMDFLQKLNTVVFARDHQMLMIAEESTSWANVTRPIEMGGLGFNYKWNMGWMNDTLEFFSMDPFFRKDHFNLLTFSFMYAFNENFILPISHDEVVHGKRSLLGRIPGDRYNQFATLRNLQAYMLAHPGKKLNFMGNELGQFLEWRFYEELEWKVLNQEFNSEYHSFIKTLNQLYKKQKALYEIDDSRNGMELIDADNHLETVLSFIRKSEKERDFLIVISNFTPIERRNFVIGVPYEGTYEELLNTEMREFGGTWTKGQADMKTIEKSFNQFSYVIELTVPAMGTIYIRPKRIYGVNKK, from the coding sequence ATGAAAAGAAATCTTTATAAAGATTTGGAAAAAGAGATGTATCTGTTTAATAACGGAGAACATTTTGAAAGTTACCGATTGTTCGGAAGCAAGCGTAGTTTTGAAGATGAGTTAAATGGTTGGCGTTTTACCGTATGGGCACCAAATGCAAAAAATGTTCATTTGGCAGGAGATTTTTCCGAATGGAATCCAATCCAAATGGAAAAAATAGGTAAAACTGGGGCTTGGTCGGTATTCGATCCAACTGCTTCAGAAGGAGATTGTTATAAATATTTAATTGAAAATCAAGATGGGCATTCCTTCTACAAAATTGATCCTTATGCATTCGCATATGAAGTTCCTCCGAAAGATGCTTCACTTGTACAAGATCTTCCAAATAAAAAATGGCGAGATGGTCACTGGTTCGCAAATAAAAAACGCAAACCTATTTATAACAGGCCGTTAAACATTTACGAAGTACACTTTGCTTCGTGGCGCCGTCATCCCGATGGAACTTCGTATTCTTTCAAAGAACTTGCTGAAACGCTCATTCCCTATGTAAAAGAAATGGGCTATACCCATATTGAGTTTATGCCGTTAATGGAGCATCCATTAGAAGCTTCCTGGGGTTATCAAATTACTGGATATTATGCTGTTGCTGCACGTTATGGAAATGTAGAAGAGTTTCGTGATTTTGTTGAAGAAGCTCATCGTAATGGGATTGGAATTATACTTGATTGGGTACCGGGTCATTTTTGTCGAAATGATTATGCCTTAGCTTATTTTGACGGTACGCCTACCTTTGAGTATCAAGATTCAAATCGCGCAGATAATAAGCGATGGGGTAGTTTAAATTTTGATTTAGGCAAGAAACAGGTTCACAGCTTTTTGATTTCCAATGCAATTTATTGGATGGAAGAATTTCACATTGATGGAATTCGAGTGGATGCAGTTTCCAACATGCTTTATCTAGACTACGACGAAGGTCCATGGACACCAAATGAAGATGGAAGTAATCACAACCGACAAGGAATGGACTTCCTTCAAAAATTAAATACAGTTGTCTTCGCTCGTGATCATCAAATGCTAATGATTGCTGAAGAAAGTACTTCTTGGGCAAATGTCACCCGGCCGATTGAAATGGGCGGTTTGGGATTTAATTACAAATGGAATATGGGCTGGATGAATGACACCTTAGAGTTCTTTTCAATGGATCCTTTTTTTAGAAAAGATCATTTTAATTTACTTACTTTTTCATTTATGTATGCTTTCAATGAAAATTTCATCCTTCCAATCTCACACGATGAAGTCGTCCATGGAAAACGATCTTTGCTTGGGAGAATTCCAGGTGATCGTTACAATCAATTTGCGACTCTGCGGAATCTTCAAGCATATATGCTCGCTCATCCAGGGAAAAAATTGAATTTCATGGGAAATGAACTGGGACAATTTTTAGAATGGCGTTTCTATGAAGAGCTTGAATGGAAAGTACTGAATCAAGAATTTAATAGTGAATACCATTCTTTTATAAAAACATTAAATCAACTCTACAAGAAGCAAAAAGCTTTATATGAAATCGATGATTCACGAAACGGTATGGAACTTATCGATGCCGATAATCATTTAGAAACGGTATTATCTTTTATACGTAAGTCAGAAAAAGAGAGAGATTTTTTAATCGTTATTAGTAATTTCACGCCGATTGAACGTCGGAATTTTGTCATAGGGGTTCCTTATGAAGGAACTTATGAAGAATTATTAAACACAGAAATGCGTGAATTCGGTGGTACTTGGACGAAAGGACAAGCGGATATGAAGACAATTGAAAAATCATTCAATCAATTTTCTTATGTGATTGAACTGACTGTACCGGCAATGGGAACAATTTATATTCGGCCAAAAAGAATTTACGGAGTGAATAAAAAGTAG
- a CDS encoding alkaline phosphatase family protein, producing the protein MTKKKLYIISLDAFGDADLQFASTLPNFKKIMDSSAQVIGVRTVYPSLTYMAHTSIVTGMYPEKHGIINNTHLQPERTAPDWYWYASEIKVPTIFDVAKKAGYSIASLLWPVTGRSKMIDYNIAEIFPTRPWQKQVMVSAYASSLRYLLEMNKKHKHLRKGINQPELDDFVTEVAIDTILNKKPDILALHLVDLDSMRHEYGVRSNQAKEALIRMDNRLGRILDAMEEADIAKDTVLAVLGDHYQIDTHTVVRPNYLFLDKGWITKNKKNMITSWKVIVKSADGAAYIYRKDPSITNKMILDALKGIDSRIETIYTSDDTKWDGADSNCIFLIEAKSGYYFADDVIYPFMESTAKTVKDRKLLKATHGFHPEKKNYTTMLLLSGPGIDKEARMEQARLVDEGPTFLHAIGLKYPTKTDGRVLHELFLNDSIKKQ; encoded by the coding sequence AGATTTACAATTTGCTTCTACACTTCCAAATTTTAAAAAAATTATGGATTCGAGTGCACAAGTAATTGGAGTACGTACGGTATATCCTTCTTTGACCTATATGGCGCATACTTCAATTGTAACGGGAATGTATCCAGAGAAACACGGAATAATTAATAATACTCATTTACAGCCAGAACGAACAGCACCTGATTGGTATTGGTATGCATCAGAAATAAAGGTGCCTACTATTTTTGATGTCGCAAAAAAAGCTGGATATTCGATTGCGTCATTATTATGGCCGGTTACTGGAAGAAGCAAAATGATCGATTACAACATTGCAGAAATTTTTCCGACACGACCTTGGCAAAAGCAAGTGATGGTCTCCGCATATGCATCAAGTTTACGTTATCTATTAGAGATGAATAAGAAACACAAACATCTCCGAAAGGGTATTAATCAACCTGAATTGGATGACTTTGTAACGGAAGTTGCGATTGATACAATCCTAAATAAAAAACCCGATATACTAGCGCTTCATTTAGTAGATTTGGACAGTATGCGTCATGAATACGGTGTTCGAAGCAATCAAGCAAAAGAAGCACTCATTCGTATGGATAATCGTTTAGGAAGAATATTAGATGCAATGGAAGAAGCTGATATCGCTAAAGATACTGTGTTAGCAGTGCTAGGTGATCATTATCAGATTGATACTCACACGGTTGTCCGTCCCAATTATTTATTTTTAGACAAAGGCTGGATTACCAAAAATAAGAAAAACATGATTACATCATGGAAAGTAATCGTAAAATCAGCGGATGGTGCTGCCTATATTTACCGAAAAGATCCTTCCATTACTAATAAAATGATATTGGATGCTTTAAAAGGAATTGATTCGCGTATTGAAACCATTTATACGTCTGATGATACAAAATGGGATGGGGCAGATTCAAACTGTATCTTTTTAATAGAAGCAAAGAGTGGTTATTACTTTGCTGATGATGTCATTTATCCATTTATGGAAAGCACTGCTAAAACGGTTAAAGATAGAAAATTATTAAAAGCAACACATGGATTTCATCCAGAAAAGAAAAATTATACAACCATGTTACTTCTTTCTGGACCAGGAATTGATAAAGAAGCACGAATGGAACAAGCACGTTTAGTGGATGAAGGCCCAACATTTTTACATGCAATCGGTTTGAAATATCCAACTAAAACAGATGGAAGAGTTTTGCATGAACTTTTTTTGAATGATTCTATAAAAAAGCAATGA